The Sphingomonas astaxanthinifaciens DSM 22298 genome has a segment encoding these proteins:
- a CDS encoding HlyD family secretion protein: MANDTTAPTPVADPVGSSDQRRTAAPPQFEPETHERLTDPIEADTPAPEKRSRGWAPPRSGLKGTLAFVAILIAGALLVLYAWGLPPFVTSVQTTDNAYVRGQTTVIAPQVNGYVTQVFVQDFSQVKAGQPLARIDDRIYRQRVQQAEAAIAAQQASLANSQQSRRSSEAQVAGQTAAVANARAQLAKARADMARVNELVAERSLSLRERDQTLAALRQAEAAVLQAEAQRSVAEEQVRTVTVGRGGLEAGVANAQAQLRLAQIDLANTIIRAPQDGQVSELGVRLGQYVTAGSQMMFLVPKTVWVVANFKEAQTAKIVPGLKARIRVDALGGEELTGTVQQLAPAAGSEFSVIRPDNATGNFVKVAQRIAVRIAIDPGQRLAQRLRPGMSVEARIDTAGVK, from the coding sequence ATGGCCAACGACACTACCGCCCCCACCCCCGTCGCCGACCCGGTCGGCTCGAGCGACCAGCGGCGCACCGCCGCGCCGCCGCAGTTCGAGCCCGAGACGCACGAGCGGCTGACCGACCCCATCGAGGCCGACACGCCCGCCCCCGAGAAACGGTCGCGCGGCTGGGCACCGCCGCGCTCGGGGCTGAAGGGCACGCTCGCCTTCGTCGCGATCCTGATCGCGGGCGCGCTGCTTGTCCTCTATGCCTGGGGGCTGCCGCCGTTCGTCACCAGCGTGCAGACCACCGACAATGCCTATGTCCGCGGCCAGACCACGGTGATCGCGCCGCAGGTCAACGGCTATGTGACGCAGGTCTTCGTGCAGGACTTCAGCCAAGTGAAGGCCGGCCAGCCGCTCGCCCGGATCGACGACCGCATCTACCGCCAGCGGGTCCAGCAAGCCGAGGCGGCGATCGCGGCGCAGCAGGCGAGCCTTGCCAATTCGCAGCAGAGCCGCCGGTCGAGCGAGGCGCAGGTCGCCGGCCAGACCGCCGCGGTCGCCAATGCCCGCGCCCAGCTCGCCAAGGCGCGTGCCGACATGGCGCGGGTCAACGAATTGGTCGCTGAGCGCTCGCTGTCCCTGCGCGAACGAGACCAGACGCTTGCCGCGCTCCGCCAGGCCGAGGCCGCGGTGCTCCAGGCCGAGGCGCAGCGGTCGGTGGCTGAGGAGCAGGTGCGGACGGTGACGGTCGGCCGCGGCGGACTCGAGGCCGGGGTCGCCAATGCCCAGGCCCAGCTTCGCCTCGCGCAAATCGACCTTGCCAACACCATCATCCGCGCGCCGCAGGATGGGCAGGTGAGCGAGCTCGGGGTCCGGCTCGGCCAATATGTCACCGCCGGCAGCCAGATGATGTTCCTGGTGCCAAAGACCGTCTGGGTCGTCGCCAACTTCAAGGAAGCGCAGACCGCGAAGATCGTCCCCGGCCTGAAGGCGCGAATCCGGGTCGATGCGCTTGGCGGCGAGGAACTGACCGGTACCGTCCAGCAGCTCGCCCCCGCGGCGGGAAGCGAGTTCAGCGTCATCCGACCCGACAATGCGACCGGCAATTTCGTCAAGGTCGCGCAGCGGATCGCGGTCCGGATCGCGATCGACCCCGGCCAGCGGCTCGCCCAGCGGCTCCGCCCCGGCATGTCGGTCGAGGCGCGGATCGACACGGCGGGGGTCAAGTGA
- a CDS encoding efflux transporter outer membrane subunit, translating into MRRALGPLAAAGLLAACVPATPPLPEGVAVIPNSGWRTPLTATVPLDKAWWNGFGDPVLTALVETALANNSDIAIAAARVREARAQEQIARAAFLPSLDAGVGVQEARTVSPFGTPSTNTSAQPLLQASYELDLFGRVRETASAARSAYLASAAARDAAALSVAGATASGYLTLRGLDSRLAIAEQTVASRTEALRISRNRARVGYTSDLELRQAEAEYRSTTQLLPQLRLAIARQENALALLTGTTPRDVIRGRSLAELRPLPVPALLPSELLRRRPDIASAEYQVAASDSSLAAARAQFLPRINLAASLGAVISGALGDPVSIWSLGASVLAPIFQGGRLSGNLNASAARRDQALFTYRKTALTAFREVDDALAAVRRLGEQRRELSLQRVALADALRHATNRYEAGYTSYLEQLDAQRALLATDLNLAQLRTDELNATVALYQAMGGGWSGPPAP; encoded by the coding sequence GTGAGGCGGGCGCTCGGGCCCCTCGCGGCCGCGGGCCTTCTCGCCGCCTGCGTGCCCGCCACCCCGCCCCTTCCCGAGGGCGTGGCCGTGATCCCGAACAGCGGCTGGCGGACTCCGCTCACCGCCACCGTCCCGCTCGACAAGGCGTGGTGGAACGGCTTCGGCGATCCGGTCCTGACCGCGCTCGTCGAGACCGCGCTCGCCAATAACAGCGACATCGCCATCGCCGCCGCTCGGGTCCGCGAAGCGCGGGCGCAGGAGCAGATCGCCCGCGCCGCCTTTCTCCCATCGCTCGACGCCGGCGTGGGCGTGCAGGAGGCGCGCACCGTCAGTCCCTTCGGTACGCCATCGACCAACACCAGCGCCCAGCCGCTTCTCCAGGCATCCTACGAGCTCGACCTGTTCGGCCGGGTGCGGGAAACCGCCTCTGCCGCGCGCTCGGCCTATCTCGCCAGCGCCGCGGCACGCGATGCCGCGGCCCTCAGCGTCGCCGGCGCGACCGCCAGCGGCTACCTCACCCTGCGCGGCCTCGACTCCCGGCTCGCCATCGCCGAGCAGACCGTCGCCAGCCGGACCGAGGCACTTCGGATCAGCCGCAACCGGGCGCGGGTCGGCTATACGAGCGACCTCGAGCTGCGCCAGGCCGAAGCCGAATATCGCTCGACCACCCAGCTGCTGCCGCAGCTCCGCCTCGCCATCGCCCGGCAGGAGAATGCCCTCGCGCTCTTGACCGGCACTACCCCGCGCGACGTCATCCGTGGCCGCAGCCTTGCCGAATTGAGGCCCCTGCCCGTTCCCGCCTTGCTGCCGTCCGAGCTGCTCCGCCGCCGCCCCGACATCGCCAGCGCCGAATATCAGGTGGCGGCGAGCGACAGCTCGCTGGCCGCCGCGCGCGCGCAATTTTTGCCGCGCATCAACCTCGCCGCCAGCCTCGGCGCGGTCATTTCGGGCGCGCTCGGCGATCCCGTCAGCATCTGGTCGCTGGGCGCGAGCGTCCTCGCCCCGATATTCCAGGGCGGGCGGCTGTCGGGCAATCTCAACGCCAGCGCCGCGCGCCGTGACCAGGCGCTCTTCACCTATCGCAAGACCGCGCTCACCGCCTTCCGCGAGGTCGACGACGCTTTGGCCGCGGTCCGCCGGCTCGGCGAGCAGCGCCGCGAATTGTCGCTCCAGCGCGTGGCCCTCGCCGACGCCCTCAGGCACGCGACCAATCGCTACGAAGCGGGCTACACCTCCTATCTCGAGCAGCTCGACGCCCAGCGCGCCTTGCTCGCCACCGACCTCAATCTCGCCCAGCTGCGGACCGACGAGCTCAACGCGACCGTGGCGCTCTACCAGGCGATGGGCGGCGGCTGGAGCGGCCCGCCGGCCCCCTAG
- a CDS encoding MFS transporter yields the protein MASRNDTSSAPGADYEFKPHERPFMPGSPATPEHPLPRRIGYFLIGVLISISAGLANGILVANLPQIQGDLGLTPVEGGWIAAAYSMTNVCTSFVLIKFRQQFGLQRITRVFLIGFVLLTGLQIFVHGFWTEVSVRAAAGVIAAGFSPLGFFYIMQAMPPAARLGGMIMGIGLGQIALPLARFLSPLLLVNGDLQTLYLFEFGLALICFGCVALLRLPPSERAPVFEKLDAVTMTLFAPGIALLTAVLVQGRIVWWTTPWIGYALAASVVLIGAAMLIEHNRANPMLNTRWIASRAIIRFAAIAAVMRVLLSEQGYGSIGLLTLVGMGQDQLVHFYLIVTLASLAGLAVGLYTMTPTDLLRPIVVSIALIGIAAWMDADASNLTRPDNLLLSQAMIAFATILFTGPTMMAGVLRALSKGPSHMVSFSAVFGVSQTIGGLGGTALLGTFQFIRQKFHSHELVQSIVATDPLVVQRLQQLGGAYGRVVGDPVLRQAQGAATLSAQVSREAAILAFNDVFLLIAFLAALAFLWLGGRWLVLRVRGVNPLAADLAALQKMLANR from the coding sequence TTGGCGAGCCGTAACGACACCTCTTCCGCGCCCGGCGCCGACTACGAGTTCAAGCCTCATGAGCGCCCCTTCATGCCCGGCTCGCCCGCGACGCCGGAGCATCCGCTTCCGCGGCGGATCGGCTATTTCCTGATCGGGGTGCTGATCTCGATCAGCGCCGGTCTCGCCAACGGAATCCTCGTCGCCAACCTGCCGCAAATCCAGGGCGACCTCGGCCTGACCCCGGTCGAGGGCGGGTGGATCGCGGCGGCTTATTCCATGACCAACGTCTGCACGAGCTTCGTGCTGATCAAGTTTCGCCAGCAATTCGGGCTGCAGCGAATCACCCGCGTGTTCCTGATCGGGTTCGTGCTGCTGACGGGCCTGCAGATCTTCGTCCACGGCTTCTGGACCGAGGTCTCGGTTCGCGCCGCCGCCGGGGTCATCGCGGCCGGGTTCAGCCCGCTGGGCTTCTTCTACATCATGCAGGCGATGCCCCCGGCGGCGCGATTGGGGGGCATGATCATGGGCATCGGCCTTGGCCAGATCGCGCTTCCGCTGGCCCGCTTCCTGTCGCCGCTGCTGCTGGTGAACGGCGATCTCCAGACGCTTTACCTGTTCGAATTCGGGCTGGCGCTCATCTGCTTCGGCTGCGTCGCGCTCCTTCGCCTGCCGCCAAGCGAGCGCGCGCCGGTGTTCGAGAAGCTCGACGCGGTCACCATGACGCTATTCGCGCCGGGCATCGCGCTCTTGACCGCCGTCCTCGTCCAAGGGCGGATCGTGTGGTGGACGACGCCCTGGATCGGCTACGCGCTCGCGGCCTCGGTGGTTCTCATCGGCGCGGCGATGCTGATCGAGCACAATCGCGCCAATCCGATGCTCAACACCCGCTGGATCGCAAGCCGGGCGATCATCCGCTTCGCCGCCATTGCCGCGGTGATGCGCGTGCTGCTGAGCGAACAGGGCTATGGTTCGATCGGGCTGCTGACCTTGGTCGGCATGGGCCAGGACCAGCTGGTCCACTTCTACCTCATCGTCACCCTCGCAAGCCTCGCCGGGCTCGCGGTCGGACTTTACACGATGACCCCCACCGACCTCCTTCGCCCGATCGTGGTCTCGATCGCGCTGATCGGGATCGCCGCGTGGATGGACGCCGACGCCTCGAACCTCACCCGGCCCGACAACCTGCTCCTGAGCCAGGCGATGATCGCCTTTGCGACCATCCTCTTTACCGGACCGACGATGATGGCCGGCGTGCTTCGCGCCTTGTCCAAGGGGCCGAGCCACATGGTCAGCTTCTCGGCGGTGTTCGGCGTCTCGCAGACCATCGGCGGTCTCGGCGGAACCGCGCTGCTCGGCACCTTCCAGTTCATCCGCCAGAAATTCCACAGCCACGAGCTGGTCCAGTCGATCGTCGCCACCGATCCCCTCGTCGTGCAGCGGCTCCAGCAGCTGGGCGGCGCCTACGGCCGGGTGGTCGGCGATCCCGTCCTCCGCCAGGCGCAGGGCGCCGCGACCTTGAGCGCGCAGGTCAGCCGCGAGGCCGCGATCCTCGCCTTCAACGACGTCTTCCTGTTGATCGCCTTCCTCGCCGCGCTCGCCTTCCTGTGGCTCGGCGGGCGCTGGCTGGTGCTTCGTGTGCGTGGCGTAAACCCCCTGGCGGCGGACCTCGCCGCGCTACAGAAGATGCTTGCGAACCGCTGA
- a CDS encoding NIPSNAP family protein has product MITCFIRYELDPNQLPQFDQYARNWGTAIPRCVATLIGYFAPHEGSATTAYGVYSIESLAAYEQYRARLRDDPLGRENFAFAQREKFIRREDRLFLRLASAPHAEIVRP; this is encoded by the coding sequence ATGATCACGTGCTTCATCCGCTACGAGCTGGACCCCAATCAGCTCCCGCAATTCGACCAATATGCCCGCAACTGGGGCACGGCGATCCCGCGTTGCGTGGCCACCCTGATTGGCTATTTCGCGCCGCACGAAGGCTCGGCGACCACGGCCTATGGGGTCTATTCGATCGAGAGCCTGGCCGCTTACGAACAATATCGGGCCCGGCTGCGCGATGATCCGCTCGGACGGGAGAATTTCGCCTTCGCGCAGAGGGAGAAATTCATCCGCCGCGAAGACCGCCTGTTCCTGCGGCTCGCCTCCGCGCCCCATGCGGAAATCGTCCGCCCGTGA
- a CDS encoding antibiotic biosynthesis monooxygenase family protein, translating into MIAVLFEAWPAAGEQDHYLDLAAALRPQLDFIDGFISIGRFESLAEPGKLLSLSFWRDKQAIAAWRNSPEHRATQARGRAGVSRDYRLRIAEVSRDYRLTDRAQAPSDSPAVHERSR; encoded by the coding sequence GTGATCGCGGTTCTCTTCGAGGCCTGGCCGGCGGCCGGCGAACAGGATCACTATCTCGACCTTGCCGCCGCGCTCAGGCCCCAGCTCGATTTCATCGACGGTTTCATCTCGATCGGGCGCTTCGAAAGCCTGGCCGAGCCGGGGAAATTATTGTCGCTGTCGTTCTGGCGTGACAAGCAGGCGATCGCTGCCTGGCGCAACAGTCCGGAGCATCGGGCGACGCAGGCCAGGGGCCGGGCCGGGGTGTCTCGCGACTACCGCCTCCGTATTGCCGAGGTGTCACGGGACTACCGCCTCACCGATCGCGCGCAGGCACCATCTGACAGCCCGGCCGTGCACGAACGGAGCAGATGA